From Deltaproteobacteria bacterium, the proteins below share one genomic window:
- a CDS encoding AbrB/MazE/SpoVT family DNA-binding domain-containing protein yields MDRKVKEASCCGPSAKPFAGCKVESLIAVDERGQMVLPKELRDRAGIKGGDKLAVISWEKEGEVCCLSLIKVEEFSGMVKRVLGPLMGELLQKE; encoded by the coding sequence ATGGACCGGAAGGTAAAAGAGGCGTCCTGCTGCGGGCCGTCGGCGAAACCGTTCGCCGGCTGCAAGGTCGAATCGCTGATCGCAGTCGATGAACGCGGTCAGATGGTCCTTCCGAAGGAGCTGCGCGACCGGGCGGGGATCAAGGGGGGCGACAAGCTGGCCGTGATCAGCTGGGAGAAGGAAGGGGAGGTGTGCTGCCTGTCGCTCATCAAGGTGGAGGAGTTCAGCGGGATGGTCAAGCGGGTGCTGGGGCCCCTGATGGGGGAGCTGCTTCAGAAAGAATAA